The following are from one region of the Pantoea cypripedii genome:
- a CDS encoding LacI family DNA-binding transcriptional regulator, translating into MSRAKSGDRKFQQPTADDVARLAGVSKWTVLRAFKENASISPESREAVLTAANQLGFRPNLLARGLKQRSTKIIGVVADEFSNPHTLRMLKEVTQQLNERGYMTLLLNIESPENYQSVLQMAGQLQVDGIIYLATIVSDELLVVAESLHHIRAIHVFRNTDSADVEVVNNDGFKAGQALGQVLLSENYQRYGYMKGPDTASNHLLRMEGYEACLASQGQSLEVVLVAGHYDRDLAYQCMMAYLHETPADQRIDALFCENDVLAFGAIQAIRDFSPDLHIGVVGFDDIDESHSSTWELTSWNQRADLQTAEAINRLLDDRIDEGGEWQKGELRLRRSHLRK; encoded by the coding sequence ATGAGTAGAGCGAAAAGCGGTGATAGAAAATTTCAGCAACCGACGGCAGATGACGTTGCCAGGCTGGCTGGTGTTTCGAAATGGACGGTACTGCGGGCTTTCAAAGAAAATGCCTCCATTTCCCCTGAATCCAGAGAGGCGGTGCTAACAGCGGCGAACCAGCTGGGGTTTCGGCCAAACCTGCTGGCACGCGGCTTAAAGCAGCGCAGCACAAAGATTATTGGCGTAGTAGCCGATGAGTTCAGCAATCCGCATACGCTGCGCATGCTGAAAGAGGTGACTCAGCAACTCAACGAACGTGGCTACATGACGCTGCTGTTGAATATTGAGTCTCCGGAAAATTATCAATCGGTACTGCAAATGGCCGGTCAGCTGCAGGTTGATGGCATCATTTATCTGGCCACCATTGTCAGTGATGAGTTGCTGGTGGTGGCCGAATCACTTCACCATATTCGGGCTATTCATGTGTTCCGAAACACCGATAGTGCTGACGTTGAAGTGGTTAACAATGATGGATTCAAAGCGGGCCAGGCGCTGGGACAAGTGCTTCTCAGTGAGAATTACCAGCGCTATGGCTATATGAAAGGGCCTGATACCGCTTCAAATCATCTGTTAAGAATGGAGGGGTATGAAGCTTGTCTGGCTTCGCAAGGTCAGTCATTAGAGGTTGTGCTGGTGGCCGGGCATTACGACCGCGATCTTGCTTATCAATGCATGATGGCATATCTGCATGAAACGCCAGCAGATCAACGTATCGATGCATTGTTTTGCGAAAACGATGTACTGGCTTTCGGTGCCATCCAGGCCATACGGGATTTCAGTCCGGATCTGCATATTGGCGTGGTGGGATTTGACGATATTGATGAATCTCACTCCAGTACCTGGGAATTAACCAGCTGGAATCAGCGAGCCGACCTCCAGACCGCCGAAGCCATCAATCGGTTACTGGATGATCGGATTGATGAAGGGGGTGAGTGGCAGAAAGGAGAATTACGCCTGCGCCGCTCGCATCTTAGGAAATAA
- a CDS encoding gluconate 2-dehydrogenase subunit 3 family protein: protein MERRSFIKAGLVLAGTGTAASVFKPAGAAENNNVLQGGKLWRAKETALPVPADPTKRLYLNEREYNLVTAIFDRLIPADELSPAASEAGCVVFLDNQLAGDYGKASWRYNQGPFENGTASQGVQTPYTPAEIYRKGLLELDNHCLSLFGKSFTALSHDAQDSYLEKMDSGEFKYPTFSSEVLFGQFLSNVMEGFLADPIYGGNRNMVGWKMIGFPGARYDYRDYAPLKGQKLNIEPISIIELLKA from the coding sequence ATGGAACGCAGAAGTTTTATTAAAGCAGGTTTAGTTCTGGCAGGAACAGGAACCGCTGCATCTGTATTTAAGCCAGCAGGTGCAGCTGAAAATAATAATGTATTGCAAGGTGGGAAACTGTGGCGCGCTAAAGAAACGGCCTTGCCGGTACCCGCAGACCCAACAAAGCGATTATATCTGAATGAACGCGAATACAACCTGGTCACAGCCATCTTTGACCGCCTGATACCCGCCGATGAACTCAGCCCCGCCGCATCCGAAGCGGGTTGTGTCGTCTTCCTCGATAATCAACTCGCCGGAGATTATGGTAAGGCGAGCTGGCGTTATAATCAGGGTCCATTCGAAAATGGCACCGCATCTCAGGGTGTTCAGACCCCCTACACACCTGCGGAAATTTACCGCAAAGGCTTACTGGAACTGGATAACCATTGCCTGTCGCTTTTTGGCAAATCCTTTACTGCTTTGTCTCATGACGCCCAGGATAGTTACCTGGAAAAAATGGATTCGGGTGAATTCAAATACCCCACCTTTTCTTCAGAGGTCTTATTTGGACAGTTTCTGTCGAATGTGATGGAAGGATTCCTCGCTGATCCTATTTATGGTGGCAACCGCAATATGGTCGGCTGGAAAATGATTGGTTTCCCTGGTGCACGTTACGACTATCGTGATTATGCGCCGTTAAAAGGACAGAAACTGAATATCGAACCAATCAGCATTATTGAACTTCTGAAAGCATAA
- a CDS encoding GMC family oxidoreductase, with product MNYTRPKADAVIIGLGWAGSLMAEELTRAGLNVVAIERGPWEQTQTNFSPAIAADELRYGVRREILKPPRVETLTFRNDSSQKALPARDWNAFQMGFSVGGAGKHWAANAWRFNPSDFEMATRLRDRYHNMKLADGLIVQDWGISYAELEPFYDRVEKIAGISGKAGVIGGVTQPGGNPFEGSRTSEYPTPPLIRSHWNDKFHQITEKMGYHPFPIPAGTIGAAYTNPLGVNLAPCTYCGYCGFYGCGNWSKSSPNICVVPALMDRTNFTLLTECTALYIDKAADGKTVTGVTFRDSDGNTGFQPADIVCLSAYQLDNVRLLLLSKIGKAYNHATGEGTLGRAYNYQTMSMGYLYYENEHMNPFISTGALSTQIDDFNGDNFDHSGLGFLGGAGIQALSDQGTPLGMTDRLPPGSKMWGSAWKKTFQKSYQNYAKIQGQGTSYSHRDSYLSLDPNYKDENGQPLLRLTFDYNQNDRLMARFIRDRIEDICRVSGATSWETEAFPDKHNSPFRAYDSSHTIGGAVMGLDPATSVLNRYQQHWDAHNLFVLGASSYPNNGGYNPTITLSALTLWTAHAIVNDYLKNPGSLVR from the coding sequence ATGAATTACACCAGACCTAAGGCTGATGCCGTTATTATCGGCCTCGGATGGGCCGGTTCGCTTATGGCTGAGGAACTGACCCGCGCAGGATTAAATGTCGTCGCAATTGAACGTGGCCCATGGGAACAAACTCAAACTAACTTCTCTCCTGCGATTGCCGCCGACGAGCTACGTTATGGCGTGCGACGCGAGATTTTAAAACCACCACGGGTAGAAACGCTGACCTTTCGTAATGACAGCAGCCAAAAAGCCCTTCCCGCTCGTGACTGGAATGCCTTCCAGATGGGATTCAGTGTCGGCGGTGCTGGCAAGCACTGGGCGGCGAATGCCTGGCGTTTCAACCCTTCTGATTTCGAAATGGCGACCCGCCTGCGCGATCGTTACCATAATATGAAGCTGGCTGACGGCCTGATCGTGCAGGACTGGGGCATCAGTTATGCCGAGCTTGAGCCTTTTTATGATCGTGTGGAGAAAATCGCCGGTATTTCAGGCAAAGCGGGCGTCATCGGCGGCGTGACACAACCCGGCGGTAACCCGTTTGAAGGCAGCCGCACCAGCGAATACCCTACTCCCCCGCTGATCCGCTCCCACTGGAATGATAAGTTTCACCAGATCACCGAGAAGATGGGCTACCACCCGTTCCCGATTCCTGCCGGAACCATTGGCGCAGCCTATACCAACCCTTTGGGTGTAAATCTTGCCCCTTGTACCTATTGCGGCTACTGCGGTTTCTACGGCTGCGGCAACTGGTCCAAATCATCACCTAATATTTGCGTTGTCCCGGCGCTGATGGACCGGACTAATTTCACGCTGCTGACCGAATGCACCGCGCTTTATATCGATAAAGCCGCAGACGGGAAAACCGTGACGGGGGTGACGTTCCGCGATTCGGATGGGAATACCGGTTTCCAGCCTGCGGATATCGTCTGCCTGTCGGCTTATCAACTGGATAACGTGCGTTTGCTGTTGCTGTCCAAAATCGGCAAAGCCTATAACCATGCGACCGGTGAAGGTACGTTAGGCCGTGCCTATAACTATCAGACCATGTCGATGGGCTATCTCTATTATGAAAATGAACATATGAACCCGTTCATTTCTACCGGGGCCTTATCGACGCAGATTGATGATTTCAACGGTGATAACTTCGATCACTCCGGATTAGGGTTCCTCGGTGGCGCAGGGATCCAGGCGCTGTCCGATCAGGGTACGCCGCTGGGAATGACTGACCGCCTGCCCCCTGGCAGTAAAATGTGGGGCTCAGCCTGGAAGAAAACCTTCCAGAAAAGCTACCAAAACTACGCCAAGATTCAGGGCCAGGGGACTTCATACTCGCATCGCGATTCTTATCTTTCGCTCGATCCAAACTACAAAGATGAAAATGGCCAGCCGTTACTGCGACTGACCTTTGACTACAACCAGAATGATCGACTCATGGCGCGCTTTATCCGCGATCGCATCGAAGATATTTGCCGTGTATCCGGTGCCACATCCTGGGAGACAGAAGCCTTCCCGGATAAACACAACTCCCCCTTCCGCGCCTATGACAGCTCGCACACCATTGGCGGCGCGGTGATGGGGCTGGATCCGGCGACCTCGGTGCTTAACCGCTATCAGCAACATTGGGACGCGCACAACCTGTTTGTGCTGGGTGCTTCTTCTTATCCCAATAACGGTGGATATAACCCCACCATTACCCTCAGCGCTCTGACGCTGTGGACCGCCCACGCCATCGTCAATGACTACCTCAAAAATCCGGGATCACTGGTGCGATAA
- a CDS encoding c-type cytochrome, translating into MGKNIRRVAYGVVTVAVLGAIGYTALVQYGLHKSYPQQVLVAENHDQLNEQIKRGEYVARLSDCTACHTAEGGQPFAGGYKLNTPFGAILSSNITSDPDTGIGGWSQEQFDRAVRHGVGSHGYLYAAMPYNAYAKLTDQDLADLWAYIRTIPPVKNQVVENQLPFPFNQRWTLAGWNLLFFKDKVFEPQANVSDQVNRGAYLVDGPGHCSSCHTAKNMLGGDTSAYLQGGALQGWYAPDLTPDPHAGLGKWSEGDIVSYLRSGTNKMTASSGPMTEAIENSTQYMTDDDLQAIALYLKSLPASGTPVPQPLSADNTAMIVGKKVFESQCSACHVSNGSGIRNMIPALAGNPQVNSPDPSSLINVALNGSQGPFTHANPTAAGMPGFAQKLSDSNIADVMTYIRNSWGNSAGQVSTEDVAKARSSTQAQPWLGSKIQ; encoded by the coding sequence ATGGGTAAAAACATTCGACGCGTCGCCTATGGCGTGGTCACGGTCGCGGTACTCGGCGCGATAGGTTATACCGCGTTAGTGCAATACGGGCTGCATAAAAGCTACCCGCAACAGGTGCTGGTGGCTGAGAATCATGATCAACTGAACGAACAAATCAAGCGCGGGGAGTATGTTGCCAGGCTGTCAGATTGTACGGCCTGTCATACCGCAGAAGGGGGTCAGCCGTTCGCCGGGGGTTATAAACTTAACACCCCATTTGGCGCGATCCTTTCTTCCAATATCACTTCCGATCCGGATACCGGCATCGGCGGCTGGTCGCAGGAGCAATTCGATCGTGCAGTGCGCCACGGTGTCGGCTCTCACGGGTACCTGTATGCGGCGATGCCCTACAATGCTTACGCTAAATTAACCGATCAGGATTTAGCCGATTTGTGGGCCTATATCCGTACCATTCCGCCAGTCAAAAACCAGGTTGTGGAGAACCAGCTCCCGTTCCCGTTCAATCAGCGCTGGACGCTGGCAGGATGGAATCTTCTATTTTTCAAAGACAAAGTATTTGAGCCACAGGCTAACGTCAGTGACCAGGTGAACCGCGGTGCTTATCTGGTTGATGGGCCTGGACACTGTTCATCCTGTCATACGGCAAAAAATATGCTGGGTGGCGATACCTCCGCTTATCTGCAAGGGGGAGCGTTACAGGGATGGTACGCACCAGACCTGACGCCTGACCCGCATGCAGGTCTCGGCAAATGGAGTGAAGGCGATATCGTGTCTTATTTGCGCTCGGGCACCAATAAGATGACTGCGTCATCCGGTCCAATGACGGAAGCCATCGAAAACTCGACGCAGTACATGACAGATGACGATCTTCAGGCAATCGCACTTTATCTGAAGTCTCTGCCTGCATCCGGAACACCGGTGCCCCAGCCTCTTTCAGCTGACAATACCGCCATGATTGTGGGCAAGAAAGTGTTTGAGTCTCAGTGCAGTGCCTGCCATGTTTCTAATGGGAGTGGCATCCGTAATATGATCCCTGCGCTGGCAGGCAATCCGCAGGTGAATTCCCCTGACCCATCAAGCCTGATTAATGTGGCACTGAATGGCAGCCAGGGACCCTTCACCCATGCAAACCCAACGGCAGCGGGTATGCCGGGTTTTGCCCAGAAACTCTCTGACAGTAACATCGCGGATGTGATGACTTACATTCGTAACAGTTGGGGTAATTCGGCTGGACAGGTCTCTACAGAGGATGTGGCAAAAGCACGTTCATCAACCCAGGCGCAGCCGTGGCTGGGTAGTAAAATACAGTAA
- a CDS encoding MFS transporter, which yields MKEMHKNNIALPAKRWWYLMPVIFITYSLAYLDRANYGFAAASGIEKDLGISHATSSLIGALFFLGYFFFQVPGAIYAVHRSVRKLIFVSLILWGFCATATGFVTNIPMLMVIRFILGVVEAAVMPAMLIYISNWFTKTERSRANTFLVLGNPVTVLWMSIASGYLIDAFGWREMFMIEGAPALVWAFAWWILVRDKPSQVTWLNPEEKRVLQNQLDAEQKNIKPMRNYGEALRSKKVVMLCFVHALWSVGVYGFMMWMPSILKMAATIDIVSVGWLTAVPYFAAIVTMLLVSWLSDKFQNRKVFIWPLLMVASITFFGSWLIGSQHFWLSYGLLVLAAACMYAPYGPFFALIPEILPKNVAGVSMGLINCCGALGAFLGAWLVGYLNGLTNSPGASYTFMAVSLLMSVVVMFYVNSSGDNEADAGKVNLMLE from the coding sequence ATGAAAGAGATGCATAAGAATAATATTGCATTACCTGCCAAACGCTGGTGGTATTTAATGCCAGTTATATTTATCACTTATAGCCTGGCTTATTTGGATCGGGCCAATTATGGATTTGCTGCTGCATCGGGAATAGAAAAAGATCTGGGGATATCTCATGCCACGTCGTCGCTGATTGGGGCATTGTTCTTTTTAGGCTATTTCTTTTTTCAGGTGCCGGGCGCAATTTACGCCGTTCATCGTAGTGTGCGGAAACTTATTTTCGTCAGCTTAATTTTGTGGGGTTTCTGTGCCACCGCCACCGGATTTGTGACCAATATCCCCATGCTGATGGTCATCCGCTTCATATTGGGCGTTGTCGAAGCGGCGGTGATGCCGGCAATGCTGATTTATATCAGTAACTGGTTCACAAAGACCGAACGTTCCAGAGCGAATACTTTCCTCGTATTAGGCAATCCGGTGACCGTGTTATGGATGTCAATCGCATCGGGTTATCTGATTGATGCCTTCGGCTGGCGTGAGATGTTCATGATTGAAGGGGCTCCTGCGCTAGTGTGGGCATTTGCCTGGTGGATTTTGGTCAGAGATAAGCCATCACAGGTGACCTGGCTGAATCCTGAAGAAAAACGCGTGTTACAAAACCAGCTCGATGCAGAACAAAAGAATATTAAGCCGATGCGCAACTATGGCGAGGCTTTGCGATCCAAAAAAGTGGTGATGCTGTGTTTCGTTCATGCACTGTGGAGCGTGGGAGTTTATGGTTTTATGATGTGGATGCCTTCCATCCTGAAAATGGCCGCCACCATTGATATTGTCTCCGTTGGCTGGCTCACCGCGGTGCCATACTTTGCCGCGATTGTCACCATGCTGCTGGTTTCCTGGTTATCGGATAAATTTCAAAACCGGAAGGTATTTATCTGGCCATTATTAATGGTGGCTTCGATAACCTTCTTCGGTTCATGGCTGATTGGTTCCCAGCATTTTTGGCTGTCTTATGGCTTACTGGTTTTAGCCGCGGCCTGTATGTACGCACCCTATGGACCTTTCTTTGCTTTAATTCCGGAAATTCTGCCGAAGAATGTGGCGGGTGTTTCAATGGGGCTGATTAATTGCTGTGGCGCGTTAGGGGCATTTCTCGGTGCATGGTTAGTCGGTTATTTAAATGGTTTAACCAACTCGCCGGGTGCATCCTATACTTTTATGGCAGTTTCGCTGCTGATGTCGGTTGTCGTGATGTTTTATGTTAATTCATCCGGCGATAATGAAGCCGATGCCGGAAAAGTTAACCTGATGCTGGAATAA
- a CDS encoding HAD hydrolase family protein: MKKTLYVSDLDGTLLNSGGVLSDYSRHAIEGFFDKGVFFTCATGRTLSSVNMLLEGVKFSCPAILSDGLFIFDMIADKPVKTLRLHNDLIRAVERELERCGQEGFLYCLKGTEYGLFYKTANDDLSQHFIESKRPFLGENIFKTASFSELPEEYVPLYFVIYHDYQTLSLLQNAITGEEGAHCLLNRDVYSAQPDIYFMNILSDQTSKSSAIDFLRDYLGANEVVAFGDNFNDLPMLMNADRCYVPENGIEEAKAIATEVIPSCDADAVVRFIEKDLLNR; the protein is encoded by the coding sequence ATGAAAAAAACGCTCTATGTCAGCGATCTTGACGGGACTCTCCTGAACAGTGGCGGGGTATTGTCGGACTATTCCCGACATGCCATTGAAGGATTCTTTGACAAAGGCGTGTTTTTCACCTGTGCAACGGGCAGAACGCTGAGTTCAGTCAACATGCTGCTGGAAGGCGTGAAGTTCTCCTGTCCGGCGATACTCAGTGATGGGCTGTTTATCTTCGATATGATTGCGGACAAGCCGGTTAAAACCCTGCGCCTACACAATGATTTAATCCGGGCGGTAGAACGGGAACTGGAACGATGCGGCCAGGAAGGATTTCTCTACTGCCTGAAGGGCACTGAGTATGGCCTGTTCTATAAGACAGCCAATGATGACCTGAGCCAGCATTTTATCGAGAGTAAGCGCCCCTTTCTGGGGGAGAATATCTTCAAAACGGCGTCATTTAGTGAACTGCCGGAAGAGTACGTCCCGCTCTATTTTGTCATTTACCATGACTACCAAACCCTGTCATTACTGCAAAACGCTATCACCGGCGAAGAGGGCGCGCATTGCCTGCTCAATCGTGATGTCTACAGCGCGCAACCGGATATTTATTTTATGAATATCCTGTCTGATCAGACGTCAAAAAGCTCAGCCATTGACTTCCTGAGAGATTATCTGGGTGCTAACGAAGTGGTGGCGTTTGGCGATAACTTTAATGATCTGCCGATGCTGATGAATGCTGATCGCTGCTACGTTCCTGAGAACGGGATTGAAGAAGCAAAAGCTATCGCGACCGAGGTGATTCCTTCATGCGATGCAGATGCTGTGGTCAGGTTCATCGAAAAAGACCTTCTGAATCGGTAG
- a CDS encoding DUF1471 domain-containing protein, with product MLLMVSAGAGAAQLVSKDEVSHYKLTKIGTVTVMDTQGAVGSPSDLHDELSKKADEKGGKYYVIIAAREHGPNFEAVAEVYK from the coding sequence ATGTTACTTATGGTGAGTGCAGGCGCTGGAGCAGCCCAGCTGGTTTCAAAAGACGAAGTCAGCCACTACAAATTAACAAAAATTGGTACTGTAACCGTGATGGATACTCAGGGGGCTGTCGGATCCCCAAGTGATTTACATGATGAGCTATCAAAAAAAGCGGATGAAAAAGGGGGGAAATATTACGTTATCATCGCGGCTCGTGAACATGGACCCAATTTTGAAGCGGTAGCTGAAGTGTATAAATAA
- a CDS encoding helix-turn-helix domain-containing protein has protein sequence MVRREVIIHDLESWIESWIDNNINSSLRIDDVVKRSGYSKWYLQKMFSVVKKKTLGRYIRDLKLFKAACDLVYSDETIIAISLKYGYDSQSSFTRTFTQNYVFPPSEFRRLCRDNPGITKEMLKNR, from the coding sequence ATGGTAAGAAGAGAAGTTATTATCCATGACCTTGAAAGTTGGATTGAAAGCTGGATTGACAACAACATTAACTCATCCCTCAGGATTGATGATGTTGTCAAACGCTCTGGTTATTCAAAATGGTATCTTCAGAAAATGTTTTCAGTTGTGAAAAAGAAAACACTGGGGCGCTACATTCGTGATCTAAAGTTGTTCAAGGCAGCATGCGACCTTGTTTATAGTGATGAAACCATCATTGCCATCTCATTAAAATATGGTTATGACTCTCAATCCTCATTCACCAGAACATTCACGCAAAACTATGTTTTCCCACCTTCAGAATTCCGACGTTTATGCAGAGATAATCCGGGGATCACTAAAGAGATGCTAAAAAACAGATGA
- a CDS encoding helix-turn-helix domain-containing protein, which yields MNQYDTILALLGWIESNLTKRLTIERVSDKSGYTKFHLQRMFKSVTGRSICAYIRGRQLSMAAMELRMTKRPIIDIAAAWHFDSQQSFTRAFKKQFGYTPARYRKSDDWELEGMEIPLYLVSVDVAACISK from the coding sequence ATGAATCAGTACGACACGATTCTCGCGTTGCTTGGATGGATAGAAAGTAACCTGACAAAGCGTTTAACTATCGAACGGGTGTCAGATAAATCTGGCTATACAAAGTTTCATTTGCAAAGAATGTTTAAGTCGGTAACGGGGAGAAGCATTTGTGCCTATATCAGAGGGAGACAACTTTCCATGGCAGCAATGGAGCTGAGAATGACAAAGCGACCCATTATTGATATTGCAGCTGCCTGGCACTTTGATTCGCAGCAATCCTTTACCCGGGCATTTAAGAAACAGTTCGGTTACACTCCCGCCCGCTATCGTAAATCTGATGACTGGGAACTGGAAGGAATGGAAATTCCTCTTTATCTGGTGTCAGTTGATGTTGCTGCGTGTATAAGTAAATAA
- a CDS encoding D-glutamate cyclase family protein codes for MTSYTTPAALRAATARGEWRQPTAGLLDGYQQANLVVLPQSDAYEFLLFCVRNAKACPVLAVSEAGQTEILMGKSHIDLRTMFPRYRVWQQGQLADEPYDLLDCWPDDAVAFLLGCSHSLDGALRRAGIPVSLAAPPVYLTQISCQPTARMQGYVAVSMRPVAADKVDEAVALSAAYPSAHGTPLHIGDPTEIGITDLAAPDFGVFPGVHPGQVPVFWACGVTPQQVLPALGSAYLFTHYAGHMLVLDDTVEHYSAQLR; via the coding sequence ATGACCTCGTATACCACACCGGCGGCGTTACGCGCGGCGACAGCGCGTGGCGAATGGCGTCAGCCCACGGCTGGGTTATTGGATGGCTATCAGCAAGCCAATCTGGTGGTATTGCCGCAGTCCGACGCCTATGAATTCCTGCTGTTTTGCGTGCGCAATGCGAAAGCCTGCCCGGTATTAGCAGTCAGCGAAGCGGGGCAGACTGAAATTTTAATGGGAAAGAGCCACATTGATCTGCGTACCATGTTTCCCCGTTATCGTGTCTGGCAGCAGGGCCAGCTGGCAGACGAGCCGTACGATCTGCTCGACTGTTGGCCGGATGATGCCGTGGCGTTCCTGCTGGGATGCAGTCACTCGCTGGATGGCGCATTGCGCCGCGCAGGTATTCCGGTGAGTCTTGCCGCGCCACCGGTCTATCTGACACAGATTTCGTGCCAGCCGACTGCCCGCATGCAGGGATACGTGGCAGTGAGTATGCGTCCCGTCGCAGCAGATAAAGTGGATGAAGCGGTGGCGCTGAGTGCGGCTTATCCCTCTGCACATGGGACGCCGTTACATATTGGCGATCCCACTGAGATCGGGATTACTGATCTGGCGGCACCGGACTTCGGCGTCTTTCCCGGGGTGCACCCCGGCCAGGTGCCGGTGTTTTGGGCCTGTGGCGTGACACCGCAGCAGGTGTTACCCGCGCTGGGGAGTGCGTATCTGTTTACTCACTATGCCGGGCATATGCTGGTGCTGGATGACACAGTAGAACACTACTCGGCGCAACTGCGTTAA
- a CDS encoding MFS transporter, with amino-acid sequence MSYEVESQLTLPRGRVKPQYGESSVARRAAIASMTGTAIEYYEFGIYGFMAVIIGPLFFPGGNDTAALLSILAVFGSAFLIRPLGGVLLGRLGDRIGRRKVLLLTVLGMGGATAAIGLLPTAAAVGIAAPLLLVVLRLIQGFFAGAEIIGAAAFVAESSPTGRRGFYGAFTPVGVALGGGFAALVCGVTSNLLDNTQLAAWGWRIPFLLTIPLVIFSALIRHQVEETPAFKEFLASNKIQKHPFSDVFRTQTPAMLRVIMLTFGQNAGYWIGLVFMNIYLTSWLGFDKKQVFWLMAGISLAMASMMPFWGGLSDRYGRRAILRIGFIGYVVLVIPMMMLMDHHNIWLAALAMFIATLPMPIVQSVGYPTYAEQFPTAMRYTGMAISINMGAILGGGITPYLVTLLINKTGFLLVPGIFMACAALLSLWTLMRLKDTHNEVLK; translated from the coding sequence ATGTCGTATGAAGTTGAATCACAATTAACCTTACCTCGCGGGCGTGTCAAACCACAGTATGGTGAAAGCAGCGTTGCCCGGCGTGCGGCTATCGCCTCCATGACCGGCACCGCCATTGAATATTATGAATTCGGTATTTATGGCTTTATGGCAGTTATTATTGGCCCGCTGTTTTTCCCCGGTGGAAATGATACGGCAGCACTGCTGTCGATATTGGCGGTATTTGGCAGCGCATTCTTAATTCGTCCGCTGGGTGGTGTTTTGCTGGGCAGACTTGGCGACCGTATCGGACGCCGCAAAGTATTATTATTGACCGTGTTGGGTATGGGAGGCGCAACGGCCGCCATTGGTCTGTTGCCAACCGCCGCCGCAGTAGGTATTGCGGCACCCCTGCTGCTGGTGGTGCTGCGCCTGATCCAGGGATTCTTTGCCGGTGCGGAAATTATTGGCGCGGCGGCATTTGTGGCCGAATCTTCACCGACGGGGCGACGCGGTTTTTATGGTGCCTTCACCCCGGTAGGGGTGGCGCTCGGTGGCGGGTTTGCCGCGCTGGTATGCGGTGTGACCAGCAATCTGCTGGACAATACTCAGCTGGCGGCATGGGGCTGGCGCATACCCTTCCTGCTGACCATTCCGTTGGTGATTTTCTCGGCGTTAATTCGCCACCAGGTCGAAGAAACCCCGGCCTTTAAAGAGTTTCTTGCCAGCAACAAGATACAAAAGCATCCGTTTAGCGATGTCTTCCGTACCCAAACGCCCGCCATGTTGCGCGTCATCATGCTGACGTTCGGCCAGAATGCCGGTTACTGGATTGGCCTCGTGTTTATGAATATCTATCTGACCTCCTGGCTGGGCTTTGACAAAAAACAGGTGTTCTGGCTGATGGCCGGTATCAGCCTGGCAATGGCCAGCATGATGCCGTTCTGGGGCGGTCTGTCAGACCGTTATGGCCGTCGTGCCATTCTGCGCATTGGATTTATCGGTTATGTGGTGCTGGTGATCCCGATGATGATGCTGATGGACCACCACAACATCTGGCTGGCCGCGCTGGCGATGTTTATTGCCACCTTACCGATGCCGATTGTGCAGTCGGTAGGGTATCCCACCTATGCCGAGCAGTTCCCGACAGCCATGCGTTACACCGGCATGGCGATCAGCATCAATATGGGTGCGATTCTGGGTGGCGGTATCACGCCGTATTTAGTGACCCTGCTGATCAATAAAACCGGTTTCCTGCTGGTGCCGGGCATCTTTATGGCATGCGCGGCGCTACTTAGCCTGTGGACGCTGATGCGCCTCAAAGATACCCATAATGAGGTGCTTAAATGA